CGTCGCATACATACAAATGGATCAATCCCGCCGCTGCTGCCGCGCCAATCACGTTACCTCTTGGCGAAAAGAACACATCCATGTACGGCGAAAACTGTCCCTCCGAATCGAGAACGCCGGGACGCCACGCGATGGGAATCTGCGAACCATCCAAATCCAGAACAACTCCTTCCGGCAAAATCGATGGCTCGCGAGGAAGTAGCTGAGCAGGTAATTGAATTCGGTAGGTTTCCCCTTCGCGAGCAATCACACTGCTGGCATCGCCAGGTTCGGAAAATGGAATCTGCAGTAGCAGAATCTCAGTCGGTGTGGGCGGGACTGTAATATCAATTAACGATGTGTTGACGCCGTACCAACTATTGCTGCCTGCAGGTATCTCAATTAGAGACCCATCGATAATTAGCCCGCGCCGTTTCAGTTGCCACCATCCCTGACCAACGCCACGAACGACCGTTACGTTGGGTGAGTCTGGGTTGTTGTCGCCATCGAGATCGAGACGCTCCAGGCTTACCTGGCCGGGGGCCGATGACAGCGGCCATTTATCGCCAGGCTTGATGTAGGCCATTGCGGTAACTGCGCGTGTGTTCACTGGGTCGACGAAGAAACGAACGCCACGAGGTTCCTTTTGGTAGATGGCTCGGTCACGTGCCCCCGCCAGATATGACTGAATTTGCCCGGCTGCACCGCTGACTCGGTCGGCATCACGCGCATAACTCACGCCGTAAATTGTCATTGACAGGATCAGAACCAGAATACCGATAACAACCAATAACTCCACAAGAGTGAAGCCACGCCGTGTCTCGATGGCTGACTTTGTAAAAGGTCGGTAGTGCATGATTATCTACCTCCCGCCCTGCGGTTGCGATTCGTCAGGTTATCTGAAATGAAGTCGGTCATTAATTCAAAGTCACTGGGACCGCCCAGAGTTCCGTCCTGGTCAAGATCCAGATTGTACATCGCCAAATTGCCGAGATTTGCCGTGTCGGAAGGCTCGTACAAACCTAATTGTCCATCGCTGCCTGCTGAAACAATTAGAGGTGCGTGAAATGTATCCGGAGTGTGATAATTCAATTCATTGAATTCCCAGGTCAGGTCGACCGAGAAAGTTCCAATCATCAATCCATTTTCCAGGATCGAATACAGCAGCCCAGCGGGGTCATCCGGGTCACGAAGCAATGGATCTGGAGGGATAATGACATTGACGTCCGCGATGCCTGGGTTGTCGGGAAAACTACTTGCGATTGCCGTTATGTATGCCGGTGAGAAATCAAGTCTTCTGGGTAGCCCCTTGATTAAGAATTCCGCGACCGACCGTTCGTCTTGCCCTACAACTCGCCCGTTGAACTCACCAAGAATTGTCGGGGTACCGTCTACGGAAATTACCATCGCCAAGTCAGTGTCATCATCCTGGTTGGTGATGTCTGCCGGGTTCGACAAAGTAAACGCTGTTGGATTCAATGTCGGATCAATCAGCCGGGTAGGCCATCGATAGAACCGAAGTGGTCGGCCCCACGAATCGACGAATTCCAAAAAGCCATCGCCATCAGTGTCCGCTATCTCAGACTGCTGGAATTCACTCTCGCCGGTGCTGGATGCGCCATAGCTGCCCGAATGAAACAAAAAGTAGTAGAGGAACTCAGAAGACTCAGTGGAGTGCGTTGCCTCATCCGCCGCCGCCGCGACTTCGTGCTGGACGTGAATCGTCCAGTTAGCCTCAACTTGCGTCGTGATTTCTGCCGCCGTTGGATTCGTATTACCTGCGTCAATCAACTGTTGCTTGGCAATCGGATTAGCCCAACGGTTTTCCAATGAATCCGGAACACCGTTCCCGTTCGCATCGTTGCCACCCGCCAGCAAATCGAACGCACGCTGAGGAAACTCAAACCGATATGCCGCCTTCTTTGCCAAAATGTCCCACACGATATTCCCGCTAGTCTGGCGAGTCAGAATTGCCTGGGTTCTCGCTGGATTGCCGGCAAACGGAGAAGCACCGGGTGCTCTGTTCGCAATCTCCCTTGAGAGATAGTTGATGTAGTTGCTTCTCCACGTTGGCAATACCGAAGGGAACGCTCTATCAAACGCTTCCGTCCTCTGCTGAACCAGCCGGTTGATCTTTTGAATGGTTGTATTGGTCGCCTCTTCGTTGGCTTGATCCGTAATCCCAAACATCACCGCCACGGACAGCCCGACAAGGAACGTGATAATGCCGACGACCACCAACAATTCGATCAGCGTGAAGCCGCTGCGATTCAGAGTTGTCTTTGATCGTGGATACATGATATTCCCCATTGCTGCAGAACTTCCCATTGGCAACGACTAGCGACTCAGCCGACCGCCTGAGAAGTTTGTGATGTTGTCTTTTTCTTCAGAGCGAGTGCTATCCATATCCATTCCCTCAGTCCAAATTGCTTTGAAGGTCGCCGACTGTTGAATGTTTCCGAATTCATCATCGGAACCAGGTGCGATCAGTTGGAACGTGTCTCGGTTCCATGGTGTCTTCCCGTCACCCTGATAGTAAACTGGATCACCGTTCAGGTACCGGCCGTTGTCGGCTGCCGAATACCACATCGGTACCTGATTTGTGCCGAGGCCATCGGTATAGGAATAGATCTCATCTGGTCCCGAATCAGACGGAGTGTCGTCAACAAGCCGAGCCTCCTGGTCCTTCCACTCTGTGAAGAATGGGCCGTCACGATTTTCTCCGCCGATGGCAAACGGCCACTTTCCATTTTTCGAAAACCCCGCCAGCGTAGGCGGCACACCAGCTCCATTAGCCACCGGGACCCCGCCCAGGAAGAATACAAGACATTCGTCTCCGGTAAGCTCTTTGTCAGTACCTGCCCACGGATGCCCGGCAGCCGGGCCTCGACCACCGGTTGTGAAATCAAAGTCTCTCCACATTGACCGAATCACGGCCTTGTCATTCGGGTGCGTATTCCATTCTGCAGCAGTGTCCCAAAGTGTGATGGAACTCGGCGGATACCGATTAAAGCGAGCTTTAAACGATGCCAATGCCTGCTCTAGTTGTTTTAGTTCCACTGACAGTGCTGTTTCGTCAGCACTTCGCCTTGCCTGCCCAATTGCGGGCAGGATCAATGCCAGCAGGATGCTGATAA
This DNA window, taken from Fuerstiella marisgermanici, encodes the following:
- a CDS encoding prepilin-type N-terminal cleavage/methylation domain-containing protein → MYPRSKTTLNRSGFTLIELLVVVGIITFLVGLSVAVMFGITDQANEEATNTTIQKINRLVQQRTEAFDRAFPSVLPTWRSNYINYLSREIANRAPGASPFAGNPARTQAILTRQTSGNIVWDILAKKAAYRFEFPQRAFDLLAGGNDANGNGVPDSLENRWANPIAKQQLIDAGNTNPTAAEITTQVEANWTIHVQHEVAAAADEATHSTESSEFLYYFLFHSGSYGASSTGESEFQQSEIADTDGDGFLEFVDSWGRPLRFYRWPTRLIDPTLNPTAFTLSNPADITNQDDDTDLAMVISVDGTPTILGEFNGRVVGQDERSVAEFLIKGLPRRLDFSPAYITAIASSFPDNPGIADVNVIIPPDPLLRDPDDPAGLLYSILENGLMIGTFSVDLTWEFNELNYHTPDTFHAPLIVSAGSDGQLGLYEPSDTANLGNLAMYNLDLDQDGTLGGPSDFELMTDFISDNLTNRNRRAGGR
- a CDS encoding type II secretion system protein, with amino-acid sequence MKRPTNHNSNHRSAFTLLELLAVITIISILLALILPAIGQARRSADETALSVELKQLEQALASFKARFNRYPPSSITLWDTAAEWNTHPNDKAVIRSMWRDFDFTTGGRGPAAGHPWAGTDKELTGDECLVFFLGGVPVANGAGVPPTLAGFSKNGKWPFAIGGENRDGPFFTEWKDQEARLVDDTPSDSGPDEIYSYTDGLGTNQVPMWYSAADNGRYLNGDPVYYQGDGKTPWNRDTFQLIAPGSDDEFGNIQQSATFKAIWTEGMDMDSTRSEEKDNITNFSGGRLSR
- a CDS encoding pilus assembly FimT family protein; its protein translation is MHYRPFTKSAIETRRGFTLVELLVVIGILVLILSMTIYGVSYARDADRVSGAAGQIQSYLAGARDRAIYQKEPRGVRFFVDPVNTRAVTAMAYIKPGDKWPLSSAPGQVSLERLDLDGDNNPDSPNVTVVRGVGQGWWQLKRRGLIIDGSLIEIPAGSNSWYGVNTSLIDITVPPTPTEILLLQIPFSEPGDASSVIAREGETYRIQLPAQLLPREPSILPEGVVLDLDGSQIPIAWRPGVLDSEGQFSPYMDVFFSPRGNVIGAAAAAGLIHLYVCDDVDSQTLKDQWIASINPAADGNPSSPLDTFELQVRGASKFIPADEVSGPWLTGYTAAEPYLVKDRRLVTIFAQTGTVTVNEIDPTDIASGGNGFADNPYRFAEIGTGAK